The Nycticebus coucang isolate mNycCou1 chromosome 17, mNycCou1.pri, whole genome shotgun sequence nucleotide sequence GGCAATAGCTGATTTCGGTCCAGGAACTACAGGTGACTTGTGAGTCATCCATTCATGTTTTCCCCTGGAATGACTGCCTGGTCCTTGCATTTGCTTGTGATCACAGAAGAGTGGGCCCTGGTGAGAGCACATCTCTCTGGTGGATCAGCTTCTTCATGCGGTGCTGCCTCAAGTCTATAGCACAGGTATAAAAACGGTGAACATTTGGGTGCATGTTACATTGTTCATACTGTTTATTATTCAACCTTAGGGTAGGTGATAAAAcacccattttactgatgaggaaacaggctcagatcATTTGtacaaggtcacatagctagtgagAGGTGGATCTGGGATTGAAAGCTAGACAGTTGGACTCCACAGCTTGTGCTTCTGACCACACTGCATGCAGCCTTCAGATCTGGCAGCTGGGCACACGGTGAGGGAATGAATACCCTGCCTCTACATTTGGTTTCCACTCCCCACAACTGCCCTGACCAAGGGCGATGGGCGTGTGTTTCTTGTTCTCATCTGGTCCTCTCTGCGACCCAGCTTTGTGCAGATTAGCAGGGTTATCCTTACTGTAGGCTGGAGAGGTTTGGCTACATTTCCAAAGATTTAAAATGCTCTGTGAGGCGATCATAGAATCGGCTGCTGTTAGTTCTGGGAGCCCTGGGTAATCAAGCCCAGAGAGGTTTCCCGGTTTCTGTGTCCCCTCTCTACTCCCTCCTGGGATAGGAACTGGGAGAGAATCTGAGGCGCTGGCTGAAAAGTGGTAGTTTGGGCTGGGACTCgagccctgagcctcagtttggcCGTGGGAACCAGTTTAGTGTCTGACAACCCTTAGAAATACAGAATTTCATGCCTGTATGCATTTGGCTGGGGGCAAGAGTCCTTTGCTTCCTTCAGATTCTCAAAGCCTAAGTGACCTCTACATGGTTTAGAATGACTGGATTAGATAAACTGTCAAGTTCTTTTTTAGTCGAACCTTCTCAAAGCTCTAGTGTGACATTGAGCTAGGTGACTCCTGCAACTACTCTAAACCCCTAAAGAAAAGACTCCCTAGAATTAGGTTAACTTTGATCAAGACTGTCACAAACTTTCTGTATACCCTCTCCAGTTCTTTGAAATCATTTTCCCCTAGCTGGCTTTATTCGTTTCTTTCCTGTGGTGTTATCCAGAGCTGGCCTCCCACCTGCTTTTGGAAGAAGGGCTGAGCAGTGGCCCCATCACCAGACCTCCAGGCTCTTCCTTCACCAGATGGTTCTTGTTCTGGGATGGCTCTTTGGAGGTTTCAGACCCAGGGAGGCTCTGAGAGCAAAGGGGAGGCCAGATGAAGGGAGCTGCCCTGCAGAGAGGGTCCCCATGCAGCCCTGTTAGGGAATTTATTCCCCGTTAGGGAATTTATTCAGCAGGCAGGGCAGCAGTTTTCCCTCAAGACAGCCTTGAAAAAAACTTCCCACAGTGAGGAACTCACCGACCCTGGGGAAAAGCTGGAGAGGAGGAAGTATCTCCAACTGCCCTTGGCCCATCAGGGAAGCAGGTGGCTCTGTGCTTGGGTCTCATCCTGCTGGGGATCAACCTGCCCTCATCCCCTTTTCCAAAGCCGCGCAAACAATGATCAGACCTTTTTCCGCATTGAGTCTAATTCAGTGAGTTTTTATTGTAGAAATGTGGCCTGTGGCGATGAGAGATGTGGATCCCCCACCACAGGGGGCTTCAGGTGGGACCCTTCGCCTCTCCACCGCCCCCCACTGCCCATGCCCGCAGAGGGAACTGGGTCCTTGGGCCTGGACGGCCCCACTGAAACCGGCAGCCCATCATTTTCCTGGAGGGATGCGGCCCCTAAGGGCCATCATTCCAAAGTCCAGCTGAATTCACGTAGGGATCCGACTGGGTTCCTTGTTGCCAAGGAGCAGGAGAGGCAGTAGCAGCCCTGGGGAGGCAGCCACAGAACCAGGAGTCCAGAAGGCAGCTCCCGGCCAGTTGGGCGATCTCCCTGCCTGCCCCTTCTGTGTACAGAGTAAGGAAGTCAGAGGGCGCCGCGCGAGGCTCTTGTTCTCGGGCTGGCCCCCGGCTGGCGCGTCGTCTTTCAGGGAGGTTTCCCCAACTTGACGTGCTGACCAGGAAAAGACAGACACGGCCCGGGGATAAGAATCATGGTACTTCCAAGTACAGGATCGAGACCCTACGCAGCCTCCCAACACCTCAGTCCCCTTTGACTCTCCGGATCTCGCTCTAGGTCGGGAAGGAATTTGGGGTCAGGGCGCAGCGTTCTCAAGGGCCAGCGACCCACAGCCTCAAGCCCACCCTGCTTGGCTTGTGACAGCTCTTGGCGGGACCAGGACAGGGTGCCCGGCGACCCTGACTCAGTCCAACGCTACACCGGCCGCGTCTTCCATGGCGCGCGGGCGTCGCGCAGCGAGCGGTCGTGGGGCAGCGCGGCGAAGGCCGAGTGGCGCAGCTGGCAGCCGATGAAGAGGACCACTAGCGCCACGGAGAGCAGCAGCAGGAAGAAGAGCAGCAGGTAGGTGGGCAAGTCCGGCTTAGTGGCCGCGCCGTCCCGCATGCCGCGCGCGGTGGCCAGCTCCAGTGGCAAAGCGCCCTCCGCCTTGACCGTGGCTCCCGGGGCCAGAGCGCTGCCTACCGCCGCCTCCGGGCCGCCCGTGGCGTTGAATAGGTCTCCGTACATGGCCCGCGGGTCCCGCCGACTCCGGCCGGACCACCTCACTTTGCCTGGCGGAGACCGGCGCCACCCGGCGCCTCCATGGCGCGTCCCTCCCGCCCTGCTGCGCGCAACTGACCGGGAGTCGGTGCCTTCGGGCCAGTGGAGCTGCAGAGACACAGGGACGCGTCGGCTCCCCAGTCTCCGCGCTCAGCTGCTTTTCCCTCCGGGCGGCGGACCCCAGCGCTTGGAGCTGGACAGCTCCGTGCCCGCGCCCCTCGGGCTGTCCCTGTTTCTCGCCGTCGCCACCTGGACAGAGGTCTAGCGTTACGGACTGGTCTCACGGCTTTCGGGCCACCCTTTCAGCTCGAACCCCAGCTCCGGTAAGCCCCGGGCACCAGGGCGCCTCTGGGCTGCAGCAGCGGAAGAGATGTCCAGCGAGTGCGGCCGCAACCCGGGGTCCTCGCTCAGCGCCTAGTCGCAGAGTGCACGGACAGCGGGTGGTCCGGGAGTCCTCTGCGTCCTCCGGTGCGGCTGCCACCGCAGTGTCTCAGAGCAGTCCTGCAGGCTTGGGTCCCTGTCCAGACGCCCGGTGTGCGGCAAGCTTGTTCCTACTCGCTCCTCTCTGGAGCGGGAGACTGAGCTCTGAGGAGGCTCAGAGCGCGCTCCGTCCCAGGCGGGGTGCGGAGGGGGCGGGACTGGCGGCAGCTGCCTCCCGGAGCGGCTGCGAACCAATGAGGGTGAGAGAGAACGGGCTGCGACTGCCCCGGCCTGGCCTCACATCACTCAGGGACAGAGGGACATacagagagggggtgggggacaaaaagaaagagacacaggGTCACAGAAAGACTGACAGACAAAGACACAGTTACAGACCTGTGAACAGAGCCACACACATAACAGGCACAGACAGCTGCGGTGAGCAAACCGACTCAGAAGGAGGCTCAGCCCAGCACTGACAGCTGCTTCATTCTTCTTGGCGGTCTCCCTCCAGGCATGGCCTGTTTTGCTCACAGCACTCGCTGGCTGCTGGATAGCACGGGCAGGGCACACTGCCTCCAGGGAAGGCCCTGGGAAAAGACAAGCATGGTCAACCTGGGGCTGGTTGGCGGGTCCAGTGTCCTCTCCAGATGTGTCCTGGTGGTACATATGCATCCATCCCACCGCCACCCCACCCACTGCCCATGACCGTGTTTGCTTAGCTCCCCTTTGCCAGCTCTGCTCAGACACAGGGGACAGGAGGAGGACATGGTACTGGCAGTGGCCCACCTACCCTGGGCAGCCCTGGAAAGGCTTGGTGGCTGGGACGAAGTGGGGCAGTCAGCTGGGAGAGGTCTCATTTTCCAGGAGTCCAAACCTGGAAGGCTTCTGAGAAGCCTTCCAAATTTCCAAACTAGAATGGGAAGCTTCTCCTCAAGAAGCAGCTAGCTTCCCAAGTGTCTCCATCTGGCAGGGCCAGAATTAGGAGGAGGTGAGTGAGAAGCACAGGCACAGAACTGATGGGGCTACCTGCACTCAaggcagggcagggagcagaggcctccagagctcagggctgtGAGTGCAGAGCAGGGAGCCCAGGCCTCCAGTGCTCAGGGCTTGGAgtgcagggcagggagcagaggcctccagtgcTCAGGGCTTGGAgtgcagggcagggagcagaggcctccagtgcTCAGGGCTTGGAgtgcagggcagggagcagaggcctccagtgcTCAGGGCttggagggcagggcagggagcagaggcctccagtgcTCAGGGCTtggagggcagagcagggagcagaggcctccagagctcagggcagggagcagaggcctccagagctcagggcttagagtgcagggcagggagcagaggtctccagagctcagggcttggagtgcagggcagggagcagaggcctccagagctcagggcttggagtgcagggcagggagcagaggcctccagagctcagggcttggagtgcagggcagggagcagaggcctccagagctcagggcttggagtgcagggcagggagcagaggtCTCCAGTGCTCAGGGCTTGGAgtgcagggcagggagcagaggcctccagtgcTCAGGGCTtggagggcagagcagggagcagaggcctccagagctcagggcagggagcagaggcctccagagctcagggcttggagtgcagggcagggagcagaggcctccagagctcagggcttggagtgcagggcagggagcagaggcctccagagctcagggcttggagtgcagggcagggagcagaggcctccagagctcagggcttggagtgcagggcagggagcagaggcctccagagctcagggcttggagtgcagggcagggagcagaggcctccagag carries:
- the SMIM32 gene encoding small integral membrane protein 32: MYGDLFNATGGPEAAVGSALAPGATVKAEGALPLELATARGMRDGAATKPDLPTYLLLFFLLLLSVALVVLFIGCQLRHSAFAALPHDRSLRDARAPWKTRPV